One window of Dendropsophus ebraccatus isolate aDenEbr1 chromosome 13, aDenEbr1.pat, whole genome shotgun sequence genomic DNA carries:
- the BTBD6 gene encoding BTB/POZ domain-containing protein 6 isoform X1, translated as MPLDSGCLNGRIMKCLTFFLLLPETLKKSKKSARANGKVQACYEIVPLALKRKMAAELYPASANTNIANSNNAAAVTAKKNALKFQQSAPPPPQLQNLNNNNIESTNWQSFHPTLRERNALMFNNELMADVHFIVGPVGASKKVPAHKYILAVGSSVFYAMFYGDLAEVKSEIHIPDVEPAAFLILLKYLYSDEIDLEADTVLATLYAAKKYIVPALAKACVNFLETSLEAKNACVLLSQSCLFEEPELTLRCWEVIDAQAELALKSEGFCEIDLPTLEIIVTRETLNTKEDVVFEAVINWAEAECKRQGLPVTPTNKRNVLGKALYLVRIPTMTLEEFANGAAQSDILTLEETRSIFLWYTAANKPQLEFPLVKRKGLTPQRCHRFQSSAYRSNQWRYRGRCDSIQFAVDKRIFIAGLGLYGSSCGKAEYSVKIELKRQGVVLAQNLTKFVSDGSSNTFSVWFEHPVQVEQDTFYTVSAILDGNELSYFGQEGMTEVQCGKVTFQFQCSSDSTNGTGVQGGQIPELIFYA; from the exons ATGCCACTAGACTCAGGCTGCCTGAATGGCAGGATCATGAAGTGTTTGACTTTCTTTCTTCTGCTTCCAGAGACCTTAAAGAAGTCTAAAAAGAGCGCCCGAGCTAACGGCAAGGTGCAAGCATGCTATGAGATAGTGCCCCTGGCTCTCAAGAGGAAGATGGCTGCAGAGCTTTACCCTGCTAGTGCAAACACAAATATCGCCAACAGTAATAACGCTGCTGCGGTCACCGCCAAGAAAAACGccctcaagttccagcagagtgcACCGCCACCACCGCAACTACAGAACCTGAACAACAACAACATCGAGAGTACCAACTGGCAGTCCTTCCACCCGACCCTGAGGGAGAG GAATGCACTGATGTTCAACAACGAGCTAATGGCTGATGTGCACTTCATTGTGGGGCCCGTCGGGGCTTCCAAGAAAGTCCCTGCTCACAAG taTATTCTGGCCGTTGGGAGCTCTGTCTTTTATGCCATGTTTTATGGAGATCTAGCGGAGGTGAAATCTGAAATCCATATCCCAGACGTGGAACCTGCTGCTTTTTTAATCCTTTTAAA ATACTTGTATAGCGACGAGATCGACCTGGAAGCAGACACGGTCCTTGCAACACTCTACGCTGCCAAGAAGTATATTGTACCCGCGCTGGCCAAGGCCTGTGTTAACTTTCTTGAGACTAGCTTAGAGGCCAAAAATGCATGTGTCTTACTTTCTCAAAGCTGCCTCTTCGAGGAGCCGGAACTGACTTTGCGTTGCTGGGAAGTGATTGACGCACAGGCTGAACTGGCATTGAAGTCAGAAGGCTTTTGTGAAATTGATCTACCGACCCTTGAGATTATTGTGACTCGGGAGACGCTGAACACTAAAGAAGACGTTGTTTTTGAAGCCGTTATCAACTGGGCAGAGGCCGAGTGCAAGCGACAAGGCCTACCAGTGACACCTACAAACAAAAGGAATGTACTGGGAAAAGCATTGTACTTGGTACGGATTCCAACAATGACTTTAGAGGAATTTGCCAATGGGGCTGCCCAGTCGGACATTCTAACCTTGGAAGAGACGCGCAGTATATTCTTGTGGTACACGGCTGCTAACAAACCCCAGCTAGAGTTCCCTCTTGTTAAAAGGAAGGGTCTCACACCTCAGAGATGCCACAGATTCCAGTCTTCGGCCTACCGCAGCAACCAGTGGAGATACAGGGGACGATGCGACAGCATCCAGTTTGCAGTAGACAAAAGGATATTTATAGCAGGACTTGGGCTTTATGGATCGAGCTGTGGCAAAGCAGAATACAGCGTCAAAATCGAACTCAAAAGGCAAGGCGTGGTCCTTGCTCAAAATCTGACTAAATTTGTCTCCGATGGTTCTAGTAACACTTTTTCAGTATGGTTTGAGCACCCTGTGCAGGTTGAACAGGACACATTTTACACTGTCAGTGCTATCCTGGATGGCAATGAGCTCAGTTACTTTGGACAAGAGGGCATGACGGAAGTGCAGTGTGGAAAAGTGACTTTCCAGTTTCAGTGCTCATCGGACAGTACCAACGGGACTGGGGTACAAGGGGGGCAGATTCCAGAGCTGATCTTTTATGCATGA
- the BTBD6 gene encoding BTB/POZ domain-containing protein 6 isoform X2 has product MAAELYPASANTNIANSNNAAAVTAKKNALKFQQSAPPPPQLQNLNNNNIESTNWQSFHPTLRERNALMFNNELMADVHFIVGPVGASKKVPAHKYILAVGSSVFYAMFYGDLAEVKSEIHIPDVEPAAFLILLKYLYSDEIDLEADTVLATLYAAKKYIVPALAKACVNFLETSLEAKNACVLLSQSCLFEEPELTLRCWEVIDAQAELALKSEGFCEIDLPTLEIIVTRETLNTKEDVVFEAVINWAEAECKRQGLPVTPTNKRNVLGKALYLVRIPTMTLEEFANGAAQSDILTLEETRSIFLWYTAANKPQLEFPLVKRKGLTPQRCHRFQSSAYRSNQWRYRGRCDSIQFAVDKRIFIAGLGLYGSSCGKAEYSVKIELKRQGVVLAQNLTKFVSDGSSNTFSVWFEHPVQVEQDTFYTVSAILDGNELSYFGQEGMTEVQCGKVTFQFQCSSDSTNGTGVQGGQIPELIFYA; this is encoded by the exons ATGGCTGCAGAGCTTTACCCTGCTAGTGCAAACACAAATATCGCCAACAGTAATAACGCTGCTGCGGTCACCGCCAAGAAAAACGccctcaagttccagcagagtgcACCGCCACCACCGCAACTACAGAACCTGAACAACAACAACATCGAGAGTACCAACTGGCAGTCCTTCCACCCGACCCTGAGGGAGAG GAATGCACTGATGTTCAACAACGAGCTAATGGCTGATGTGCACTTCATTGTGGGGCCCGTCGGGGCTTCCAAGAAAGTCCCTGCTCACAAG taTATTCTGGCCGTTGGGAGCTCTGTCTTTTATGCCATGTTTTATGGAGATCTAGCGGAGGTGAAATCTGAAATCCATATCCCAGACGTGGAACCTGCTGCTTTTTTAATCCTTTTAAA ATACTTGTATAGCGACGAGATCGACCTGGAAGCAGACACGGTCCTTGCAACACTCTACGCTGCCAAGAAGTATATTGTACCCGCGCTGGCCAAGGCCTGTGTTAACTTTCTTGAGACTAGCTTAGAGGCCAAAAATGCATGTGTCTTACTTTCTCAAAGCTGCCTCTTCGAGGAGCCGGAACTGACTTTGCGTTGCTGGGAAGTGATTGACGCACAGGCTGAACTGGCATTGAAGTCAGAAGGCTTTTGTGAAATTGATCTACCGACCCTTGAGATTATTGTGACTCGGGAGACGCTGAACACTAAAGAAGACGTTGTTTTTGAAGCCGTTATCAACTGGGCAGAGGCCGAGTGCAAGCGACAAGGCCTACCAGTGACACCTACAAACAAAAGGAATGTACTGGGAAAAGCATTGTACTTGGTACGGATTCCAACAATGACTTTAGAGGAATTTGCCAATGGGGCTGCCCAGTCGGACATTCTAACCTTGGAAGAGACGCGCAGTATATTCTTGTGGTACACGGCTGCTAACAAACCCCAGCTAGAGTTCCCTCTTGTTAAAAGGAAGGGTCTCACACCTCAGAGATGCCACAGATTCCAGTCTTCGGCCTACCGCAGCAACCAGTGGAGATACAGGGGACGATGCGACAGCATCCAGTTTGCAGTAGACAAAAGGATATTTATAGCAGGACTTGGGCTTTATGGATCGAGCTGTGGCAAAGCAGAATACAGCGTCAAAATCGAACTCAAAAGGCAAGGCGTGGTCCTTGCTCAAAATCTGACTAAATTTGTCTCCGATGGTTCTAGTAACACTTTTTCAGTATGGTTTGAGCACCCTGTGCAGGTTGAACAGGACACATTTTACACTGTCAGTGCTATCCTGGATGGCAATGAGCTCAGTTACTTTGGACAAGAGGGCATGACGGAAGTGCAGTGTGGAAAAGTGACTTTCCAGTTTCAGTGCTCATCGGACAGTACCAACGGGACTGGGGTACAAGGGGGGCAGATTCCAGAGCTGATCTTTTATGCATGA